A window of the Desulforapulum autotrophicum HRM2 genome harbors these coding sequences:
- a CDS encoding molybdopterin-dependent oxidoreductase — MNNQLHKDQASVFAFFATILRDEPTFACVSALKSSPLREHSTKNIGKKERSAMEASAGRFNAYLQSMPTKDLHQQLRYEYADLFLNAGPNPVFPYASVHVSRTPVVQQKPLFDLRRTLRSLDLHTDPAFKDLDDHISVELEVCAFLLGQDNTERYARFFTQTLMEWALTFCDQLHDAAMSPFYKEIALMCRAFLESCSKTLETSDIDTFGNANTPWHQFFETFRLILFEPAPSLLVPGAVPEGLEQEIPTHCYTCGALCGMTAKVKDGILVKVAGLKGDPKGQGRLCPKGAASPKHVNSAYRLKTPLIRENGRFRKAGWDEALDLIASRMADIPQGKLAYFRGNDFTNFVHEAFFEHLGCPKGTHRTMCDNANRMANEHNLNDKRPWINYEEADYVIMFGNNDLITSYGQRKSAALKKAMDRGTRVVVFDPRKSETAAKATDWISLTPGTDGAAAMALAHVIITEELYDKEFVQEWTTGFEPFKARILGEEDGIARTPAWAEKICGVPATTLERIAREFAQAKAKGVISWAGLAQSPNSHWATAAIQALNGLCGTFDAPGGPSLPWKRKLGSAWRDGQQKPEKKPAPKMDTYLLWSGWSPAKFEDQVADGRIKGLITYWADPVLTWGNTASIIRGIDQLDLCVTIDAFMCNTALHSDVVLPDSTWLEQSQVKPDWLYDAFLSYFAQVVPPMYNSRPMYRIVQGLAERMGVKDAVPWNTMDEAFENQMRDLPWHFQELKEKGYIVTDPARYYKYREWGSINPPAGYGSSGTSPTGKYNFLNVVSQEKGVDPLPDYKEIEEKFKPDNEFPFIFGNYRIFQHEHCSTFNNYQLMKLRRTNTLIINDQDAAALGITPGDTVLLESPWGSTTIKAEPTPDIRPGVLGAAGGYGHERGLEGDPKFPDFGGVNVPGALMPPNVTEPTGGTPLLKYIKTRVKKAG; from the coding sequence ATGAATAATCAATTACACAAAGACCAGGCATCAGTATTCGCTTTTTTTGCAACCATTCTCAGGGATGAGCCAACTTTTGCGTGTGTCAGCGCCCTTAAATCATCACCTTTACGGGAACATTCCACCAAAAATATAGGCAAGAAAGAGCGGTCCGCCATGGAAGCATCGGCCGGTCGTTTCAACGCTTATCTCCAGAGCATGCCCACCAAAGACCTGCACCAACAACTCCGCTACGAATATGCGGACCTGTTCCTCAATGCCGGTCCCAATCCTGTGTTTCCCTATGCCTCGGTCCATGTTTCCCGAACGCCGGTGGTTCAGCAGAAGCCCCTTTTTGATCTGCGTAGGACACTGCGAAGTCTGGATCTCCATACCGATCCTGCATTTAAGGATCTGGATGACCATATCAGCGTGGAACTTGAGGTGTGTGCGTTTTTGCTGGGACAGGACAACACGGAACGCTATGCAAGGTTTTTTACTCAAACCCTCATGGAATGGGCCCTTACCTTCTGCGACCAATTGCACGATGCGGCAATGTCGCCCTTCTATAAAGAAATAGCCCTTATGTGCCGTGCATTTCTGGAGTCTTGCAGCAAGACACTTGAAACATCCGATATAGATACCTTCGGGAATGCAAACACACCCTGGCATCAATTTTTTGAAACCTTTCGCCTGATCCTTTTTGAACCTGCCCCGTCATTGCTTGTTCCCGGTGCAGTTCCAGAAGGTTTGGAGCAGGAAATCCCTACCCATTGTTATACCTGCGGTGCCTTGTGCGGCATGACAGCCAAGGTCAAGGACGGAATCCTGGTCAAGGTGGCCGGACTCAAAGGTGACCCGAAGGGGCAGGGCCGCCTCTGCCCCAAGGGTGCGGCATCTCCCAAACATGTGAACAGTGCCTACCGGCTCAAGACCCCTCTCATTCGTGAAAACGGCCGTTTTCGCAAGGCTGGCTGGGACGAGGCATTGGACCTTATCGCTTCGCGCATGGCGGACATTCCCCAGGGCAAACTGGCCTACTTCCGGGGCAATGACTTTACCAACTTTGTGCACGAAGCTTTTTTCGAACATCTGGGCTGCCCCAAAGGGACCCACCGGACCATGTGCGACAACGCCAATCGCATGGCCAACGAGCACAACCTCAACGACAAACGCCCCTGGATCAATTACGAAGAGGCGGACTATGTGATCATGTTCGGCAACAACGATCTGATCACCTCCTACGGCCAACGCAAATCAGCAGCACTGAAAAAGGCTATGGACAGGGGCACCCGGGTGGTGGTTTTTGACCCCCGGAAATCGGAAACTGCGGCCAAGGCCACGGACTGGATCTCCCTTACGCCTGGCACGGATGGAGCTGCCGCCATGGCCCTGGCCCATGTGATAATCACAGAAGAGTTGTACGACAAGGAATTTGTTCAAGAATGGACCACAGGTTTTGAACCCTTCAAGGCCAGGATTCTGGGAGAGGAAGACGGGATTGCCCGAACGCCTGCATGGGCAGAAAAGATATGCGGCGTACCAGCCACGACCCTGGAGCGCATCGCCCGGGAATTTGCCCAGGCCAAAGCCAAGGGCGTCATTTCCTGGGCTGGGCTGGCCCAAAGCCCCAACAGCCATTGGGCCACGGCTGCCATCCAGGCTCTCAACGGTCTCTGCGGAACCTTTGATGCTCCGGGCGGCCCCTCACTGCCTTGGAAAAGGAAACTGGGCTCAGCCTGGCGGGACGGCCAGCAGAAGCCGGAGAAAAAGCCAGCCCCCAAAATGGACACCTATCTGCTCTGGTCCGGCTGGTCCCCGGCCAAATTCGAGGACCAGGTTGCCGACGGCCGGATCAAGGGGCTGATAACCTACTGGGCCGATCCTGTGCTCACCTGGGGTAATACCGCCTCTATAATCAGGGGCATTGATCAGCTTGATCTATGCGTCACCATCGACGCATTCATGTGCAATACAGCCCTTCACAGTGATGTTGTTCTGCCCGATTCCACGTGGCTGGAACAGAGCCAGGTCAAACCGGACTGGCTGTATGACGCCTTTTTGAGTTATTTTGCCCAGGTGGTTCCCCCCATGTACAACTCCCGCCCCATGTACCGCATTGTCCAGGGACTGGCCGAACGTATGGGAGTCAAGGACGCTGTACCCTGGAACACCATGGACGAAGCCTTTGAAAACCAGATGCGTGACCTGCCATGGCATTTTCAGGAACTCAAGGAAAAAGGATATATTGTCACTGACCCTGCCAGATACTACAAATACAGAGAATGGGGCAGCATCAATCCCCCGGCGGGGTATGGCAGTTCAGGCACAAGCCCCACGGGCAAGTACAACTTCCTGAATGTCGTCAGCCAGGAGAAAGGGGTTGATCCCCTCCCCGACTATAAAGAAATTGAAGAAAAGTTCAAGCCGGATAATGAGTTCCCCTTTATTTTCGGAAACTATAGAATCTTTCAGCATGAACATTGCTCAACTTTCAACAATTACCAGCTGATGAAGCTCAGGCGAACCAATACCCTGATCATCAACGATCAGGATGCGGCTGCACTGGGCATTACACCCGGTGACACGGTCTTGCTGGAATCGCCCTGGGGCAGCACCACCATCAAAGCCGAGCCCACCCCGGATATCAGACCGGGGGTACTTGGCGCGGCCGGGGGGTACGGCCATGAGCGTGGCCTTGAAGGCGACCCCAAATTCCCGGATTTCGGAGGCGTCAATGTGCCCGGCGCCCTGATGCCTCCCAATGTGACCGAACCCACCGGCGGAACACCGCTTTTGAAATACATCAAGACACGGGTAAAAAAAGCAGGATAG
- a CDS encoding glycosyltransferase — protein MLPWQPWGLDVEMEKNGQMVSIELLEGFAALADSGKLFLSRDPAWYADLRSSLVKALDELLFWHRPELEQLRGIDWAYAILRDRLALFEGLARQDQEFVGLQAKLFLALLPFPGQWSWLEKMAVDCGNLPEIHSFLENEQRVIQRKIEKKQYKRFRLRNFCQVLKSPRLPREKGVLRIFSIPYLFFPVPALLQAVGEAYFLYVEPAAGVTFRHTWLRLYSRLKDPVLFGLSSHEDRAFVLGQPNTVTTRLAHGDYLDAETQMPMLAKKRFDLVFNNTFDERERKRHELMLDLMLDPCLKTFQVLFMGRGTTENVAGFKGEIDRRGLSSRATVLANLPRKQVDAHLVQCRVGVHLSLMENGCRAVYEYLRADLPCVMSTSTAGMDQSIINSLTGVLATDRELPGAIARTVERADQFSPRKWFLENSGCSNATGQLNGQLKTLFESRGYEWQTDIVPLTSSGVGRYFDPQDIKRFEADFKGLTALFASQPNLPIRLD, from the coding sequence TTGCTACCCTGGCAGCCATGGGGGCTTGACGTGGAAATGGAGAAGAATGGACAAATGGTTTCCATTGAACTGCTCGAAGGGTTTGCAGCCCTTGCAGATTCCGGTAAACTTTTTTTATCCAGGGATCCGGCCTGGTACGCCGACCTCAGGTCCAGTCTGGTAAAAGCCCTTGACGAGCTGCTCTTCTGGCATCGGCCTGAACTTGAACAATTAAGGGGCATTGACTGGGCCTACGCGATTTTAAGGGATCGTCTTGCTCTGTTTGAGGGGCTTGCCCGACAAGACCAGGAATTTGTGGGGTTGCAGGCAAAGCTTTTTCTGGCCCTGTTACCCTTTCCAGGTCAATGGTCATGGCTTGAAAAAATGGCTGTCGATTGTGGAAACCTGCCTGAAATACACTCGTTTCTGGAAAATGAGCAGCGTGTGATCCAGAGAAAGATTGAAAAGAAACAATACAAGCGGTTCAGACTGAGGAATTTCTGCCAGGTGCTTAAATCACCCAGGCTTCCCCGGGAAAAGGGGGTGTTGAGAATTTTTTCAATCCCCTATCTTTTTTTTCCGGTGCCGGCCCTGCTCCAGGCCGTTGGTGAGGCCTATTTTCTGTATGTGGAACCTGCCGCAGGCGTCACCTTTCGCCACACCTGGCTGCGTCTCTATTCAAGGCTGAAAGACCCTGTACTGTTCGGTCTCTCCTCCCATGAGGACCGGGCCTTTGTCCTGGGGCAGCCCAATACCGTTACCACCCGGCTTGCCCATGGCGACTACCTTGATGCAGAAACTCAAATGCCCATGCTGGCAAAGAAACGGTTTGACCTTGTTTTTAACAATACCTTTGACGAAAGAGAGAGAAAACGCCATGAATTGATGCTTGATCTGATGCTTGACCCATGTTTGAAAACCTTTCAGGTGCTGTTCATGGGAAGGGGGACGACGGAAAATGTCGCCGGTTTCAAAGGGGAGATTGATCGAAGGGGGCTTTCCTCCAGGGCCACTGTTCTTGCCAACCTGCCTCGAAAACAGGTTGACGCCCACCTGGTCCAGTGCCGGGTCGGGGTTCATCTTTCCCTCATGGAAAACGGATGCCGTGCGGTGTATGAGTATTTAAGGGCAGATCTTCCCTGTGTCATGTCCACATCCACGGCCGGTATGGATCAGTCGATCATTAATTCGTTGACCGGAGTGCTTGCAACGGACAGGGAACTTCCAGGGGCAATCGCCCGGACTGTTGAGCGGGCAGACCAATTCTCACCGAGAAAATGGTTTCTTGAAAATTCTGGTTGTTCGAATGCCACAGGGCAACTCAACGGGCAATTAAAAACCCTGTTTGAATCCAGGGGATATGAGTGGCAGACGGATATTGTTCCCCTGACAAGCAGCGGGGTGGGAAGATATTTTGATCCACAGGATATCAAGCGGTTTGAGGCGGATTTTAAAGGTCTGACAGCCTTGTTTGCAAGCCAGCCGAATCTGCCCATCCGTTTAGATTGA
- a CDS encoding polysaccharide deacetylase family protein, with translation MNRIYDAIQDRVPALIQQRLEQTLARGVEGKKEVSVFFRADDIGVPGHNFTRMVNLFLGYRLPLCLAVVPTWLTRQRWETLEPFAEKGGKLLCWHQHGWRHCNHETQGKKQEFGPGRPASTVTRDLERGKQRLEDLLNRRFDRFFTPPWNRCTRETMDCLVSLGFDGISRSAGSRPGPPEMLKEYSVHVDLHTRKEKSAALGWDAFFNELSQGMATGVCGVMLHHRRMDEPSFIFLESLLKAVAAQPKIKGVTFATLAAMGA, from the coding sequence TGCCGGCGTTGATCCAGCAGCGCCTTGAACAAACCCTGGCCCGGGGGGTGGAGGGGAAAAAAGAGGTGAGTGTCTTTTTCAGGGCCGATGACATCGGGGTGCCGGGGCACAATTTTACCCGGATGGTGAACCTCTTTCTTGGGTACAGGCTTCCCCTTTGCCTTGCCGTGGTGCCCACCTGGCTGACCCGTCAACGATGGGAAACCCTGGAGCCCTTTGCTGAAAAAGGGGGGAAGCTCTTGTGCTGGCATCAGCACGGGTGGCGGCACTGCAACCACGAAACCCAGGGAAAAAAGCAGGAGTTTGGCCCAGGTCGGCCTGCATCGACTGTCACCAGGGATCTTGAAAGGGGCAAACAGCGGCTGGAGGATCTTTTAAATCGTCGTTTTGACCGATTCTTCACCCCACCCTGGAACCGGTGCACCCGGGAGACCATGGATTGCCTGGTGAGCCTGGGGTTTGATGGTATCTCCAGAAGCGCCGGCAGCCGTCCCGGGCCGCCTGAAATGCTCAAGGAATATTCTGTCCATGTGGATCTTCACACCCGGAAAGAAAAATCTGCTGCGCTTGGGTGGGACGCTTTTTTTAACGAGCTCTCCCAGGGTATGGCCACAGGGGTCTGCGGGGTCATGCTCCACCATAGGCGCATGGATGAGCCTTCCTTTATTTTTCTTGAAAGTCTGTTAAAGGCAGTGGCTGCCCAGCCCAAAATCAAAGGGGTAACATTTGCTACCCTGGCAGCCATGGGGGCTTGA
- a CDS encoding enoyl-CoA hydratase/isomerase family protein gives MEETLLEKTSNHITTITINRPKQLNALTPLMITELEQKFKILGEDKEVRAIIIRGQGNTFCAGVDVKGSSYNPLNSRVFLKDFNRMLKTIEMMPQPTIAMIDGSAVSGGLELALACTFRIAAKNAKLGLPEIKLGLVAAGGATYRLPRLVGFGRAVEMCLLGDLMDGEEAGDCNLVNFVVSNEALADRTEALANRLVNNPPIAMSLVKDALYSASAPHVDNSALMEILSASVNHYTEDKKEGIEAFFSKRKPTFIGK, from the coding sequence ATGGAAGAGACACTTTTAGAAAAAACGAGTAATCACATTACCACAATTACCATAAATCGCCCGAAACAGCTAAATGCACTCACCCCGTTAATGATAACAGAGCTGGAACAAAAATTTAAAATCCTAGGTGAAGATAAAGAAGTTAGAGCTATTATAATCAGGGGACAAGGGAACACCTTTTGTGCAGGTGTGGACGTAAAAGGCTCTTCATATAATCCTTTAAACTCCCGTGTCTTTTTGAAAGATTTTAACCGTATGCTTAAAACCATTGAAATGATGCCCCAGCCTACCATAGCCATGATTGATGGCAGTGCAGTCTCCGGCGGGCTTGAGCTTGCACTTGCCTGTACCTTCAGAATAGCTGCAAAAAATGCTAAACTGGGTCTTCCTGAGATAAAACTTGGACTGGTTGCAGCTGGTGGAGCAACATATCGTCTTCCACGCCTTGTTGGTTTTGGCAGAGCAGTAGAGATGTGTCTTTTGGGCGATCTCATGGATGGTGAAGAGGCTGGTGACTGCAATCTTGTAAATTTTGTGGTTTCAAATGAAGCGCTTGCTGACAGGACAGAGGCACTTGCAAATCGATTAGTCAATAACCCGCCCATTGCGATGAGTCTTGTCAAAGATGCATTGTACAGTGCATCCGCTCCCCATGTTGATAACTCTGCACTGATGGAAATCCTTTCCGCCAGCGTCAACCACTACACTGAAGATAAAAAAGAAGGCATTGAAGCATTTTTCTCCAAAAGAAAACCAACATTTATTGGAAAATAA
- a CDS encoding 3-oxoacyl-ACP synthase III family protein — MLKNKVCGIKGMGFYMPEKKVSIKELAKQSGIPEFVVDALGAETVREANADEYPSDMAIKAALDALENGDVDPLDIDTIIYCGAGVPDYILPHTAGKIQHAIGAKNAFAFDISQGCCGMLTAIQLAKGYISLGEGINNVMLVTGDKWSQFTRFHSADSVFFGDGGGAAIFSKGHGDFSPLSTEIITKGEFYDLWCVQAGALRHPASRETLESKDMHTYVCLDLDRARHEFKDIYVPDLINAVKGALKKCSLEPSDVSYFDMVNNNLKVQEIIMNKLGIPVEKSSAGYLQRFGHFGGQDIFLNLHMAKKEKKIKKGDIIVMLTAGIGFSWGSAVFQY; from the coding sequence ATGTTGAAAAACAAAGTTTGCGGCATTAAAGGTATGGGTTTTTATATGCCTGAAAAAAAGGTATCCATAAAAGAACTGGCAAAACAAAGCGGGATTCCTGAATTTGTAGTTGATGCCCTGGGTGCTGAAACAGTGCGTGAAGCCAATGCCGATGAATATCCTTCAGACATGGCAATAAAGGCAGCTTTAGATGCTTTGGAAAATGGAGATGTTGATCCCCTTGATATTGATACGATCATCTATTGCGGTGCAGGTGTTCCAGACTACATTCTACCCCATACAGCCGGCAAAATTCAGCATGCAATTGGTGCAAAAAATGCGTTTGCCTTTGATATCTCCCAGGGATGCTGCGGTATGCTAACCGCCATACAATTAGCCAAGGGTTATATTTCCCTTGGTGAAGGCATAAACAATGTAATGCTTGTCACTGGAGACAAATGGAGCCAGTTTACACGATTTCACTCTGCTGATTCAGTTTTCTTTGGTGACGGAGGAGGCGCAGCAATTTTCAGCAAAGGTCATGGTGACTTTTCACCTTTAAGTACAGAAATTATCACTAAGGGAGAATTCTACGATCTATGGTGTGTTCAGGCAGGCGCATTGCGTCATCCTGCTTCCAGGGAAACCCTTGAAAGTAAAGATATGCATACCTATGTATGTCTCGATCTGGACAGGGCAAGGCATGAATTTAAGGATATCTATGTACCTGATCTTATAAATGCTGTGAAAGGTGCTTTAAAGAAATGCAGTCTTGAGCCTTCGGATGTCTCTTATTTTGATATGGTGAACAATAATCTTAAAGTGCAGGAAATTATTATGAACAAACTTGGAATTCCTGTTGAGAAATCGTCTGCAGGCTATTTACAAAGATTTGGACATTTTGGTGGACAGGATATTTTCCTGAACCTTCATATGGCAAAAAAAGAAAAAAAGATTAAAAAAGGAGATATAATTGTAATGCTCACCGCAGGCATCGGATTTTCCTGGGGCAGT